In one Erythrobacteraceae bacterium WH01K genomic region, the following are encoded:
- a CDS encoding DUF4345 family protein, whose product MRLILSAVLFVMGLFYLFVGAGFIVNPVAAGIDFGLTGDGAKGLSTMRADMTAFFYVGGGAMIWGAWKRRGDPLLVSAALFAIAFIGRLVSYFADGPYPAWTGPMLIELVTVVVCLAAWWILPDRKPAGDLLRQDRSGF is encoded by the coding sequence ATGCGTTTGATACTGTCCGCTGTCCTGTTCGTGATGGGGCTGTTCTACCTTTTCGTGGGCGCCGGATTCATCGTCAATCCGGTCGCGGCCGGCATCGATTTCGGACTGACCGGCGATGGCGCGAAAGGCCTCTCGACCATGAGGGCCGACATGACCGCCTTCTTCTATGTCGGGGGCGGTGCCATGATCTGGGGCGCATGGAAACGGCGCGGCGACCCGTTGCTGGTTTCGGCGGCCCTGTTCGCCATCGCCTTCATCGGTCGCCTCGTCAGCTATTTCGCGGACGGACCCTACCCTGCATGGACGGGACCGATGCTGATCGAACTGGTGACCGTCGTCGTCTGTCTGGCGGCGTGGTGGATCCTTCCCGATCGCAAACCGGCGGGCGACCTGCTGCGTCAGGACCGGTCCGGGTTCTAG